From Strix uralensis isolate ZFMK-TIS-50842 chromosome 1, bStrUra1, whole genome shotgun sequence, a single genomic window includes:
- the LOC141954501 gene encoding carbonic anhydrase 3-like, translated as MINPSYYPWGYDGDNGPDHWYKNYPIAKGRRQSPIEINNKDVHYDRSLLPWFASYDPGAAKTILNNGKTCRVVFDDSFDRSVLRGGPLPGVYRLRQLHFHWGSSDDHGSEHVVNGVRYAGELHLLHWNPKYSNYLDAVRRADGIAVLAIFLQVGKTPKPEMKRILEEINAIKTKGKEAPFTNFDPSILFPKSHDYWTYHGSFTTPPCEECITWIVLREPIIVSSDQMAKLRSLSKNAENEPVLPLVDNWRPTQPRYFRMVSASFL; from the exons ATGATCAACCCCAGCTACTACCCGTGGGGCTACGACGGCGACAACG gaCCAGATCATTGGTACAAAAATTACCCGATTGCCAAAGGACGCCGTCAGTCACCCATTGAAATCAATAACAAAGATGTGCATTACGATCGCTCCCTACTACCATGGTTTGCTAGTTATGATCCTGGTGCAGCTAAGACCATCCTCAACAATGGGAAAACCTGCAGAGTTGTATTTGACGATTCATTCGATAGATCAG TGCTGAGAGGTGGGCCACTTCCAGGAGTCTACAGGCTGCGTCAGCTTCACTTTCATTGGGGTTCATCTGATGACCATGGCTCTGAGCATGTTGTGAATGGAGTGAGATATGCAGGAGAG ctACATTTGTTACACTGGAATCCCAAATACAGTAATTACCTTGATGCTGTGAGAAGAGCTGATGGAATAGCTGTTTTGGCCATATTTTTGCAA GTAGGGAAAACTCCCAAACCAGAGATGAAGAGAATTCTTGAAGAAATAAATGCTATCAAAACAAAG gggaaagaagCTCCTTTTACAAACTTCGATCCTTCAATTCTTTTCCCTAAATCTCATGACTATTGGACATACCATGGGTCTTTCACTACTCCACCTTGTGAAGAGTGCATCACCTGGATTGTTCTTAGAGAGCCTATCATAGTCAGCTCGGACCAG ATGGCGAAGCTCCGCAGCTTGTCCAAGAATGCTGAGAATGAACCTGTTCTCCCCCTGGTTGATAACTGGCGCCCAACTCAGCCTCGGTATTTCAGGATGGTGAGCGCATCATTCCTCTAG